From Luteococcus japonicus, one genomic window encodes:
- a CDS encoding ribulokinase: MSNDKYVVGIDFGTLSGRAAVVSVADGQELGHGVKDYTHQVMDRGLTAGDGQALPPDFALQVPADYIEVLQTAVPEAIKSAGVDPSQIVGIGIDFTSATVVAAKADGTPLCELPEFKNRPHAYVKLWKHHGAFEQAERIVEVAKQRNEDWLARYGGTLSAEMLLPKVLETLEKDPEVYQATERFFNALDWITFRMTGNEVYAAGDSGYKRNFQDGKYPSREYLEQLNPAFGGVFEEKMPGEVLPLGAEAGKLTAEAAGWMGLPEGISVAVGNIDAHVTAAAVQAVEAGQMTAIMGTSSCHIVLGNELKEVPGMFGVVDGGIVDGLWAFECGQTAVGDIFAWFVNTSVNAGYYRDAEAAGVSIHDWLTRLAADQEIGEHGLVALDWHNGNRSVLNDPNLSALVVGQTLGTRPEDTYRALLEATAFGARTIIETFAKNGVEITEIVAAGGLIKNKFLMQMYADVCKLPISVGLTTQPGALGSAVFAAVAAGVYPDVKAASMAMGARQENAYLPNPEASALYDKLFYEYTLLHDVFGRGGSSLLYRLKDMRRDGVKRRAAKHEGRYEDLDTTREQIAGGGTDYYPVA; the protein is encoded by the coding sequence ATGAGCAACGACAAGTACGTGGTCGGAATCGACTTCGGCACGCTGAGCGGCCGTGCGGCCGTCGTCAGCGTCGCCGACGGTCAGGAACTCGGTCACGGTGTGAAGGACTACACCCACCAGGTGATGGACCGCGGCCTGACGGCCGGCGACGGCCAGGCGCTGCCGCCGGACTTCGCGCTGCAGGTGCCCGCCGACTACATCGAGGTGCTCCAGACCGCAGTGCCCGAGGCGATCAAGAGCGCCGGGGTGGACCCGTCGCAGATCGTCGGCATCGGCATCGACTTCACCTCTGCCACCGTGGTGGCTGCCAAGGCTGACGGCACCCCGCTGTGCGAGCTGCCCGAGTTCAAGAACCGCCCGCACGCCTATGTGAAGCTGTGGAAGCACCACGGCGCCTTCGAACAGGCCGAGCGGATCGTCGAGGTCGCCAAACAGCGCAATGAGGACTGGCTGGCCCGCTACGGCGGCACCCTGTCCGCCGAGATGCTGCTGCCCAAGGTGCTGGAGACCCTGGAGAAGGATCCCGAGGTCTACCAGGCCACCGAGCGCTTCTTCAACGCGCTGGACTGGATCACCTTCCGGATGACCGGCAATGAGGTCTACGCGGCCGGCGACTCGGGCTACAAGCGCAACTTCCAGGACGGCAAGTACCCCAGCCGCGAATACCTCGAGCAGCTGAACCCGGCCTTCGGGGGTGTCTTCGAGGAGAAGATGCCCGGCGAGGTGCTGCCGCTGGGCGCCGAGGCCGGCAAGTTGACCGCGGAGGCCGCCGGTTGGATGGGCCTGCCGGAGGGGATCAGCGTGGCCGTCGGCAACATCGACGCCCACGTCACCGCCGCCGCGGTGCAGGCCGTCGAGGCCGGGCAGATGACCGCCATCATGGGTACCTCCAGCTGCCACATCGTGCTGGGCAATGAGCTCAAGGAGGTTCCCGGCATGTTCGGCGTCGTCGACGGCGGCATAGTCGACGGACTGTGGGCCTTCGAGTGCGGCCAGACCGCCGTGGGCGACATCTTCGCCTGGTTCGTCAACACCAGTGTCAACGCGGGCTACTACCGCGACGCCGAGGCCGCGGGGGTCAGCATCCACGACTGGCTGACGCGCCTGGCCGCCGACCAGGAGATCGGCGAGCACGGACTGGTGGCGCTGGACTGGCACAACGGCAACCGTTCGGTGCTCAATGACCCGAACCTGTCGGCACTGGTGGTGGGCCAGACCCTGGGCACCCGACCGGAGGACACCTACCGCGCGCTGCTGGAGGCAACCGCCTTCGGTGCCCGCACCATCATCGAGACCTTTGCGAAGAATGGCGTGGAGATCACGGAGATCGTCGCCGCCGGCGGCCTGATCAAGAACAAGTTCCTGATGCAGATGTACGCCGACGTGTGCAAGCTGCCGATCTCGGTGGGCCTGACCACCCAGCCCGGTGCCCTGGGCTCGGCCGTCTTCGCCGCCGTCGCCGCGGGTGTCTACCCGGACGTCAAGGCCGCCTCGATGGCGATGGGTGCACGCCAGGAGAACGCCTATCTCCCGAATCCGGAGGCCAGCGCGCTGTACGACAAGCTCTTCTACGAGTACACCCTGCTGCACGACGTCTTCGGCCGTGGTGGCAGCAGCCTGCTCTACCGCCTCAAGGACATGCGTCGCGACGGTGTGAAGCGCCGCGCCGCCAAGCACGAGGGCCGTTACGAGGACCTCGACACCACCCGGGAGCAGATCGCCGGCGGCGGCACGGACTACTACCCGGTCGCCTGA
- a CDS encoding L-ribulose-5-phosphate 4-epimerase, with amino-acid sequence MLVLDELPVEVQEQVAVCRAEVSALHAELPRWGLVVWTAGNVSARVRCAEQIGTDLMVIKPSGVSYDDLSPERMVVCDLQGRKIVDGTPERLTPSSDTAAHAYVYAHMDRVGGVVHTHSTYATAWAARREPIPCVLTMMADEFGGEIPVGPVAVIGDDSIGRGIVEVLDGHRSPAVLMANHGPFTIGADARQAVKAAVMCEEVARTVQIAREGQDGGKNVQALDPSLVDGLYDRYQNVYGQH; translated from the coding sequence ATGCTGGTGCTCGACGAACTACCCGTCGAGGTCCAGGAGCAGGTTGCCGTGTGCAGGGCCGAGGTCTCGGCCCTGCACGCGGAACTGCCCCGCTGGGGGCTGGTGGTGTGGACGGCGGGAAATGTCTCCGCCCGGGTCCGGTGCGCCGAGCAGATCGGGACCGACCTGATGGTGATCAAGCCGTCGGGCGTCAGCTACGACGACCTGTCGCCGGAGCGGATGGTGGTCTGTGACCTCCAGGGGCGCAAGATCGTCGACGGCACACCCGAGCGGCTGACACCGTCCTCGGACACCGCCGCCCACGCCTATGTCTACGCCCACATGGACCGGGTCGGGGGAGTGGTGCACACCCATTCCACCTATGCGACGGCCTGGGCGGCTCGGCGCGAGCCCATCCCTTGCGTCCTGACGATGATGGCCGACGAGTTCGGCGGCGAGATTCCCGTCGGGCCGGTGGCCGTGATCGGCGACGACTCCATCGGGCGCGGTATCGTCGAGGTGTTGGACGGACACCGCTCCCCGGCAGTCCTGATGGCCAACCACGGTCCCTTCACCATCGGGGCCGATGCCCGCCAGGCGGTCAAGGCCGCCGTGATGTGCGAAGAAGTCGCACGCACCGTCCAGATCGCCCGTGAGGGGCAGGACGGTGGCAAGAACGTGCAAGCCCTTGATCCCTCCCTCGTGGACGGGCTCTACGATCGATACCAGAATGTCTACGGACAGCACTGA